A single window of Gossypium arboreum isolate Shixiya-1 chromosome 13, ASM2569848v2, whole genome shotgun sequence DNA harbors:
- the LOC108463040 gene encoding laccase-17-like, giving the protein MGVFLLSSPAFLVFFSFFTFCLLVDPVFGITRHYKFDVKLHNVTRLCHTRSIVSVNGQFPGPRIVAREGDQLLVEVVNHVPNNVSIHWHGIRQLRSGWADGPAYVTQCPIQTGQSYVYNFTIIGQRGTLFWHAHISWLRATLYGPIIILPKRGVPYPFAKPYKEVPIVFGEWFNADPEAVISQALQTGGGPNVSDAYTINGLPGPLYNCSAKDTFKLKVKPGKTYLLRLVNAALNDELFFSIANHTLTVVDVDAVYVKPFETEIFLITPGQTTNVILKTKPSYPNATFFMTARPYVTGQGTFDNSTVAGILEYESPPNSLHSSIMLPLFKPILPALNDTSFATKFGSKLRSLASAQYPANVPQKVDKHFFFTVGLGTSPCQHNQTCQGPNGTKFAASVNNVSFAMPTTALLQAHFFGQSNGVYIPDFPSTPMTPFNYTGSPPNNTMVSNGTKVVVLPFNTSVELVMQDTSILGAESHPLHLHGFNFFIVGQGFGNFDPNKDPAKFNLIDPVERNTVGVPSGGWVAIRFLADNPGVWFMHCHLEVHTSWGLKMAWIVLDGELPTQKLLPPPTDLPKC; this is encoded by the exons atgggAGTTTTTCTTCTTTCATCACCAGCATTTCTGGTTTTCTTCTCATTTTTCACTTTCTGTCTACTTGTGGACCCTGTATTTGGGATCACCAGGCACTACAAGTTTGAT GTCAAGTTGCATAATGTGACACGTTTGTGCCATACAAGGAGCATTGTTTCGGTGAATGGACAATTTCCAGGGCCTCGCATTGTAGCAAGGGAGGGTGATCAGCTTCTCGTAGAAGTGGTCAACCATGTGCCTAACAATGTTTCTATCCACTG GCATGGCATTCGACAGCTTCGAAGCGGTTGGGCAGATGGGCCAGCATATGTGACTCAGTGTCCCATACAAACCGGCCAAAGCTACGTTTACAACTTCACCATTATAGGCCAAAGAGGGACTCTCTTCTGGCATGCCCATATATCATGGCTAAGAGCCACTCTTTATGGTCCCATTATCATTCTTCCCAAGCGTGGCGTACCTTACCCTTTTGCTAAGCCTTACAAGGAAGTTCCCATTGTCTTCG GAGAGTGGTTCAATGCAGATCCTGAGGCTGTTATTAGCCAGGCACTCCAGACTGGTGGAGGTCCAAATGTCTCTGATGCTTACACCATCAATGGTCTCCCTGGACCACTTTATAACTGCTCAGCCAAAG ATACATTCAAGCTGAAGGTGAAGCCTGGCAAAACTTACCTTCTTCGTTTAGTCAATGCGGCACTCAATGATGAGCTCTTCTTCAGCATAGCAAATCACACACTAACTGTTGTTGATGTTGATGCCGTTTATGTTAAACCATTTGAGACCGAAATATTTCTCATCACCCCTGGTCAAACTACAAATGTTATCCTTAAGACTAAACCAAGCTACCCAAATGCCACTTTCTTCATGACTGCTAGACCATATGTGACAGGCCAAGGAACATTCGATAATTCAACTGTTGCCGGTATTTTAGAATACGAGTCACCACCCAATAGCCTTCATTCAAGCATAATGTTGCCCTTGTTTAAACCAATTCTACCTGCTTTGAACGACACTTCCTTTGCTACAAAATTCGGGAGTAAACTCCGTAGCTTGGCCAGTGCACAATATCCTGCCAATGTGCCTCAGAAGGTTGATAAGCATTTTTTCTTCACTGTTGGTCTCGGAACCAGCCCATGCCAGCATAACCAAACCTGCCAAGGACCTAATGGAACCAAGTTTGCAGCTTCGGTGAATAATGTATCGTTTGCAATGCCGACTACAGCATTACTCCAGGCTCATTTCTTCGGCCAATCTAACGGAGTTTACATCCCTGATTTTCCTAGCACTCCTATGACTCCATTTAACTATACAGGCTCACCACCTAACAATACTATGGTAAGCAACGGAACAAAGGTAGTAGTGCTTCCTTTTAACACTTCCGTGGAGCTAGTTATGCAGGACACGAGCATTCTTGGAGCTGAAAGCCACCCTCTTCATCTACATGGCTTCAATTTCTTTATTGTCGGCCAAGGTTTCGGTAACTTCGATCCAAATAAGGACCCTGCAAAGTTCAATCTGATTGACCCCGTTGAAAGGAACACTGTTGGTGTGCCATCAGGAGGTTGGGTTGCAATTCGTTTTCTAGCTGACAATCCAG GGGTATGGTTCATGCATTGCCATCTAGAAGTGCACACCAGCTGGGGCTTGAAGATGGCTTGGATTGTCTTGGACGGTGAACTTCCTACTCAGAAATTGTTGCCTCCACCAACAGATCTTCCTAAATGTTGA